The Candidatus Babeliales bacterium region GCGGCATTAACCTGAGCTCCTTGTAAAACTAAGGTTTTTGCTATTTGAATATGTCCTGTTTTTGCTGCTAAAATTAAAGCTGTTTTACCTGTCTCGTCTTTAGCTTCTATGTCCGCCCCTTGCAAAATAAGTGCTTTTATTATTTCAGTATTATCAGTCACCAAACAAGCAAGTAGTAAAGGCGTTAAACCAAAGCGACCTATTTTTGTGATATTACTACCATGTGCTATTAACATTAAAACTATTTGTGTATGTTTTTCAACAATAGCTATGGACAGTGCTGTTAATTCATCCGTATCTGAAATATTTATATCTGCACCATGTTCTAATAATATTTTTACAATTTCAGTATGACCTTTGATGATGGCATCAAATAAAGCTGTGCGTCCATTTTTATCTTTTGCATTTACTGATATACCTTGAGTAAGAAGCTTTTTTATTTTTTCTGTATCATTGCATTCAATAGCATCATATAAATTCTTTGCGTCGTTAGTAACAGTGGATGCTTTGACAGCGCCTTGCCCTTCATTTTTTTGATCATTATTTGGACTACTATAACAGTAGTAAATCAACGCACTCATCGCAGCCATAGCGCATCCAGCAGCGACAACCTTAATTAAGAAACGTCGATCTTCACATAATCGTTCATCTCTGTAGGCAAGATCATCTATAAAGGCAGTAGAAAAATCACACTGTATTGGTGCGATAGAATGTAAAATCATAAGACTTGTAAGAAAAAATTTAAGCTTCATGAAAATAACCCTTGAGGTAAAGGTAAAAATGATTGAAACAGTATAACGCTTTATCTATTGTTTTAAATCTATTTTTATAACAGCTATTGAATGCTTAATGTGGCACAAAAAGCTTTCAGACTCTTTCAACTTAAAGTAATAGATGCATTACGAAATAGTTAAGAAACATTTACAAAAAAGCCCCTGAATTTCAGAGGCTTTTTTGTTAGCACGAAGTTACTTTTTACTCATGTTTAAATATTTTTCACATTTTCAAATTAAACGTTCTAAATATCGTCTGAATCGACTGAAGCGAGAATTCTATTGGTATATTTGATTCTCTGAATGTGTTTGAAAACGAACACCAGCTTTCGCTAAAGCTTCAGCTGGCACGCCATCACTGAATGAAGAAGATATTAATCGAAGAAATAAACTTGAAATACAATGCGAAAGCTGTCCGCCGAAGTAAGCGATTTGGGCGTAGCGTTTACGCGAAGACCAAGAGACACGTAGGCTGGACTATGAAAATAAAAAGTCATTAAAAAATGTTTTACGTTTATATTATTCAATCTATAAAATTCCCTGATCAAATATATATTGGTTGTACGCAAGATTTTAATAAGCGACTATCGAATCATAATTGTAGTACAATACCACATACTGAAAAATATAAACCATGGAAGTTGGTTACTTATTCAATTTTTGAAGATAGAGAAATCGCTTATAAATATGAAGAATATTTGAAGTCTGGATCTGGTCGGGCATTCGCGAAAAAAAGATTTTGGTAGTTTTGTATCAGGCTTGTGCCAACGCACAAGTTACATGGAGTGACTGTTATGAAAGTAAATATCTCGTACAATAAAAAATCTAAAGATACCGTAAAAGTATCCGTAGAAGAACGTGATCTCTGGAGTGCAGACGTAACTCTTGCAAGAGTTATTTATCCAATTCTTAAAAAATATCGCAAATTTCATGACAAAAATAATGCTGGTTTCCCTATGGATTTTTCTCAAGATCCAACCAAGCCTGAAGGCCCAGATAATTGCGATCGGTATGAAGATTGGATAAAATGTCTGGATGCAATGGTTTACTACTTTGAGTGGATTGCAAAAGACGGTGATTGGGATGGTCCAACTGTTTCAGAGTATCATAAAGAATGTGATAGATTACTTGCCCCTCATAAAAAAGAGCTCAAAAAATTAGAACAAGAAGATAAGTTGCGATTTGCACAATTGGTTGGACCAGGTGCTTTGCCATCGTTGGCATTTAATCGTAGATCAGAAATCACACGTCCAGCTTTTGATAAATTACGGCCAGAGGCAGAAAAACATCGTCAAAAAAATCAAAACGATTTGGATTTGTTTGCAAAATATTTTGGAGCTCTTTGGACATAATTACATTCAAATGTTGCTATGTTGATTGTAACTTATTAAGTTCTTTTCTTAAAAAAGGCGAATAGGTTTTAATGTTTTTGTATATCTGGTCGGCTAAATCCTGTTTATAGGTATGAGAAGTGAGATTGCGATCTTCAAGCATTTTTAGCCATATTTTTTCATCACTGATGAGTTTCGTGGCATATGATTGCTGCATGACAGGCTTGGGACCAAACACTTCAATACCATGATCATCAGCAAGCTTTTTTTTCAATGCTTTCCAAAAAAGTTCGATGGTGAACTCAAATCGTTGAATGGTTCCATCTATTTCTAGTCGGTTGCTGCCGACGGGTGCTTGAATTGCTTTTTCGAGTTGAGTCAATGCTTTTTCTAATTGCTCAAAAACTTTTGAAGTTTCTGGTGTCATAGTCTTACTCCATCCTTTAAAATGCTATTTTTAAAATCAAGGTCTTGAACTTGATCAAGCCGTACACAATCAATTAAAAGTAAGGTATCAGCATCATCAACTATATCAAGTACTTCCTGCCACTGATCGCTGGTTGCAGTAGGACAAACGATAGCAAGATCAATGTCAGATCGAAATTTATTTGTTCCTCGAGCTCGAGAGCCAAAAAGCAAGACTTGCTGCACAAAGGGTAGACTTTTTATTTTTGAAATAAATTTATAGTTTCGGATGTCATCAATCTCATTTAAATTTTTGCTAGACCATCCTATATATTTGTGACAAACGTGACATGCAACTCTTTGATCATTGAGAATTCCCACAAGTAAATTTTCGATGTTTTGTTTAAAACCTCTTTTGATGTTTTTTTCAAGAAAGTAAGGTAAAATTACAGTTTTAAAAACAGTATACATTTCACCAAGTAGATATCCCGAGAGCTCTGACTTTGTCATAACATTAAAACATTGTTGACAGACTATAGACATCATATCACCTGTGATTGTTGCAAAGTTATAGAAGTGATTTGTATCATACTGCAAACGGGTAATGATTTCAATATTGAGCTTTTGGGGAAAAAGGATATTGCCAATGAAAATAATACAATCATTATGGTTAACCACAATATGTCTTGTTAGCTTTTCTAAAATGCATGCAAAGCAAGAAAATATGTATCAATATTTATTGCGTACCTATGAAGAAATTTGTCAACGCGACGATGATGATCAGAACAAAATAAAAGATCTAAAAATATTGTTAGAGGAAAGTGAAAAATATTACGAAGGATTACCTTCAACTCCTGATCCTGCACGCCATATCTGCTGGCTTATGTGCTGGAGTATCATTGCATACAACAATTGTATCAGTAAGGGATTTATTTTTTATCTATCTTCTTTTGCGGCTACATATAAAGCAGTACAACTTTTGGATGATATGAGTAGACATGGACAAAAAGATAAAATTAGAGAGCGATATGCTCGACTAGAAAGTTTGATGGCTGGCATTCAAGCACGATTAGATCAAAGTAAATAACAATCAGAACTGGATGCTTAATGCAATACAAACTTTTTACAGACCAAACTTACTATAAACTCAATCTCATGGTTCCTGAATGAGTCAACCAGCAGACACCAGTCTTCGTTCCTTCGAAACTTCGTCTGGCTGCGCCGCTAAATAGGCATGAAAAGCAAAAGAAATATTGATAATAAAAAACGAAAACTGCCTAAAGAAGCTTTTGCATACAATAACTTTAAATCTCGCGATCACCGCCAGCTTAAAAGGTTAGAGATGACTAAATAATCATGACCCAAACCATTTACACAAATTACTTTACAGATACTTTACTATATCTTTTTGACAAACTCAGATTTCAAACCAACCTTCCCAAATCCATCAACTTTGCAATCAATATTATGATCTTCATCAACCAACCGTATGTTTTTTACTTTTGTACCAGATTTTATGGTCGATGAACTCCCTTTTAGTTTAAGGTCTTTGATGAGTACTACAGAGTCACCATCATTCAAGATATTTCCATTCGCATCTTTGACAATCTTTTTATCTTCAGCATTTTCACTTTCTACTTCTTCGTTCCACTCATGAGCACATTCTGGACAAATCAAAATTCCATTATTTTCATAAGTATACTCTGAACTACATTTTGGACACTTTGGTAAATTAATCATTGTTTAATTTCTCCTAATAATTATTGTTAAATCTACTTCTTTATAAATCGCAAAAATATATGTTTTTAATAATATCATGATTAGAATTGACATTCCACCTTGTGAACAAACTTTTATAACTTTATAACATAAATTAATATTAAAATTTCTAAAAATAAATGTTTATACGGATATTTGTTGTGGTATCTAGATATTTAAAAATTAGTTATTAAATAATATAGAGATAAAAATTTTTTTATTACGTCAAATTTTAAAGAATCGATTTTCTTTTTTCAATCCGTCG contains the following coding sequences:
- a CDS encoding HI0074 family nucleotidyltransferase substrate-binding subunit, whose product is MTPETSKVFEQLEKALTQLEKAIQAPVGSNRLEIDGTIQRFEFTIELFWKALKKKLADDHGIEVFGPKPVMQQSYATKLISDEKIWLKMLEDRNLTSHTYKQDLADQIYKNIKTYSPFLRKELNKLQST
- a CDS encoding zinc ribbon domain-containing protein YjdM; its protein translation is MINLPKCPKCSSEYTYENNGILICPECAHEWNEEVESENAEDKKIVKDANGNILNDGDSVVLIKDLKLKGSSSTIKSGTKVKNIRLVDEDHNIDCKVDGFGKVGLKSEFVKKI
- a CDS encoding nucleotidyltransferase domain-containing protein: MSIVCQQCFNVMTKSELSGYLLGEMYTVFKTVILPYFLEKNIKRGFKQNIENLLVGILNDQRVACHVCHKYIGWSSKNLNEIDDIRNYKFISKIKSLPFVQQVLLFGSRARGTNKFRSDIDLAIVCPTATSDQWQEVLDIVDDADTLLLIDCVRLDQVQDLDFKNSILKDGVRL